Genomic segment of Meiothermus cerbereus DSM 11376:
CTTGGTATCGAACCCGCTGCCGATGGCCTTACGCACCGGCGGCAGGGCTGCAAGGCCGATACCCGCCTGTGCACCGGCAGCTACGACCACGGTGTAATCGTGCCAGAAGGTGTTATGCCGCTCGGCCAGGAGGTTGGCCATCGCATAGCAAGACGCCACGCTCGGCAGAAACCAAAGCGAATGTTGCAGGTAGGGCAACAGCCGCACATCGTGGTAGGGCCAGGGTGGCTTGGTACCGGTTTTGAGAAACTCCACCGACTTGGGCAGGTAGCCACCGCGGATAATGTCCAGCCACTTCTGCACCTCGTCCTTATGCTTGAAGGTGGCCTGTTTACCCGTCCCGCTGGCCGCGAAAAACTCGTTGAGGTCGAATTCATCAAACTCGCCGCCGCTGGCAATCGCCAGTAGCTCATCCGGCATCTGGTAGGTAAAAAGCCGCATCTCCGGCAAGGCAGCATAGGGATTGGGCTGGCCGGGGTATTCGCGAGCAAAGGCTTCCTTGGCACGTTGCTCGTCGGTATAGGTCCAGTTGAAGATCTGCTCCTCGATGAACTCGCCAGTTGCCAACGCGCGAAACGGCGTGCCAGAGAGGTACAGATAGGCCCGTGTGGTAATCGGCAGGAACTCAGTCTCGGCCTCCCCAAGCTCCTTAAACTCTTCCTCGAAATCGGCCAGGCTCACGCTTTGGGCCACCCGGCCCGAAAGGGTGGTGCCGTACTCCGCTTTGAGTTCTGCGCTAGCGTCCTCTTCGCCCTCGAACAGCTCCTTGGCCGTCTCGCGCCAAGCCCCGAAGTGGTATTCGTCGAAGACCACCAAGTCCCAGTTCACGACGTGCAGCCATTCGTTGTGAGCCTTGATGTTGCCGTATTCGTCACGACCGAGCAAGTCTTGGAAAGAACCAAAATAAACCAATGGCCGATCAGAGCTAACCTGGGTAGGGTCTCCGCCGGTGGCGCGGGAGAGGTACTGCCAGCCCTCGAAGTCCAGGTGGCTTTCCAGGTCGCTCTGCCAGGCATCCTCAACTGCTGGCTTGAAAGTCACGATCAGGACGCGCTTGGCTCCCATGCGCTTGACCAGCTGGTAGGTGGCAAAGGTCTTGCCGAAGCGCATCTTTGCGTTCCACAAAAAGCGCGGCACGGCCTTGGGGTTTTCGCGCCAGATGGAGTTGAAGTAGGCCAGCGCTTTCTCAACGGCCTCGGCCTGCTCGAGGCGCATGGAAAAGGTCTGGTAGCGCGTGCCCGAAAGGGGCTTGCCGGTACGCAGCTCGGCCAGCACGGCCTGCACATCCGCCACCGTGCAGCGCATCCACTCCCCCATCGCTCGCTCGAAACCTTTGCGCTCCAGAGCCGCTCTCACCTCAAAATCACTAAGCAGCGTGCCATCTTCCCGCGCCGCGGGTTCGTCCAGCTCGATGCGGTAGTTGGTGATGCCCGCTGTCTTGAGCTGCTCCGCCACGCGGGTTTTCACGTCTCGCGTGGTCTGGCCGATCTTGAGCAGCCCGCGGTGCGTTTCAGCATCAAGGGAATAGGCGTAGATGTGAAGCTGCGCCCTGGGCTTTTCGGCAAGGATTTGTTCGATGGGTTTAGTCATAACGCTGCGTGTCCAAAACACACGGGTGCTCAGGCCGCACCCATCCAAGGATTGAACAAATCGAGCCCCACGATTTGTTCAAAGTCGGCGGGTTGCTTGTCCAACCAGGCCACCACCTGCAATGCAGGTGGTGGCCGCATGAACTCGGAGAGCACGTTGGTATCGAGCAGAATCACGCGGACTCATCCCAGCGAGGCGTCTTGCGCGGCGTTTGGCGTTCGGGCAGTTCGAAGGCTGAATCCGCG
This window contains:
- a CDS encoding GIY-YIG nuclease family protein, which encodes MTKPIEQILAEKPRAQLHIYAYSLDAETHRGLLKIGQTTRDVKTRVAEQLKTAGITNYRIELDEPAAREDGTLLSDFEVRAALERKGFERAMGEWMRCTVADVQAVLAELRTGKPLSGTRYQTFSMRLEQAEAVEKALAYFNSIWRENPKAVPRFLWNAKMRFGKTFATYQLVKRMGAKRVLIVTFKPAVEDAWQSDLESHLDFEGWQYLSRATGGDPTQVSSDRPLVYFGSFQDLLGRDEYGNIKAHNEWLHVVNWDLVVFDEYHFGAWRETAKELFEGEEDASAELKAEYGTTLSGRVAQSVSLADFEEEFKELGEAETEFLPITTRAYLYLSGTPFRALATGEFIEEQIFNWTYTDEQRAKEAFAREYPGQPNPYAALPEMRLFTYQMPDELLAIASGGEFDEFDLNEFFAASGTGKQATFKHKDEVQKWLDIIRGGYLPKSVEFLKTGTKPPWPYHDVRLLPYLQHSLWFLPSVASCYAMANLLAERHNTFWHDYTVVVAAGAQAGIGLAALPPVRKAIGSGFDTKTITLTCGKLTTGVTVPQWSSILMLRNLKSPETYFQAAFRVQSPWVIKNPDGDDPRKELILKPVCFVFDFAPTRALRQLSEYAVGLSPHEPNPEKAVNELIAFLPVLAYDGANMTQIDAGGILDIAIAGTSATLLARKWESALLVNVDNDTLRRILNSPEALAAVERIEGWRSLGDNIIETVINQGEKIKQLKTKARESGLTEKEKKVLSDEEKEYKSKRKLIQEKLIKFATRIPAFMYLTDFRENTLQDVITKLEPDLFLTVTGLTIEDFHLLVSLRVFNTEQMNQAIFAFRRYEDASLRYTGIDSHKGLAHYGLYDTVVAKEPNQVN